From the Salarias fasciatus chromosome 16, fSalaFa1.1, whole genome shotgun sequence genome, one window contains:
- the fstl1b gene encoding follistatin-related protein 1b, translated as MLRSVAAILLLAAALCRAQEPQSKSKVCANVFCGAGRECAVTEKGEPSCLCIESCKPHKRSVCGSNGKTYRNHCELHRDACLTGLKIQVAHDGHCHEKKTEQAAASPVVCYAADRNELRSRVIQWLQTEIVPDGWFVKGSNFSDILLKYFKTYDSGDSQLDSAELLKFIQHNDSVVELESYADQESNKLLRSLCVDALIELSDENADWKLSFDEFLNCLKPGFNPPEKKCALEDETYEDGAETQVECNRCVCACGNWVCTAMTCTDKQATADESADAGAEMTEEEWNLRVAELNKHQETVEKMKSSTKEA; from the exons ATGTTGCGAAGTGTCGCCGCGATCCTGCTGCTGGCCGCGGCTCTCTGCCGAGCGCAG GAGCCGCAGAGCAAGAGCAAAGTGTGTGCCAATGTGTTCTGCGGGGCCGGCAGAGAGTGCGCCGTCACCGAGAAGGGGGAGCCCAGCTGTCTGTGCATAGAG AGCTGCAAGCCCCACAAGAGGTCAGTGTGTGGCAGCAATGGCAAAACCTACAGGAACCACTGCGAGCTCCACAGAGATGCCTGCCTGACCGGCTTGAAGATCCAGGTGGCTCACGATGGACACTGCCACG AGAAGAAGACGGAGCAGGCTGCTGCCAGCCCCG TGGTGTGCTACGCCGCCGACCGCAACGAGCTGCGGAGCCGCGTGATCCAGTGGCTGCAGACCGAGATCGTCCCGGACGGCTGGTTCGTGAAGGGCTCCAACTTCTCCGACATCCTCCTCAAGTACTTCAAG acGTATGACAGCGGCGACTCTCAGCTGGACTCGGCAGAGCTGCTGAAGTTCATCCAGCACAACGACTcggtggtggagctggagtcCTACGCAGACCAGGAGAGCAACAAGCTGCTCAG GAGTTTGTGCGTCGATGCCCTGATCGAGCTCTCTGACGAGAACGCCGACTGGAAGCTGAGCTTTGACGAGTTCCTCAACTGCCTGAAGCCCGGCTTCAACCCTCCAGAGAAGA AATGCGCCCTGGAGGATGAGACCTACGAGGATGGAGCCGAGACCCAGGTGGAGTGCAACCgctgcgtgtgcgcgtgcggcAACTGGGTGTGCACCGCCATGACCTGCACCG ACAAACAGGCGACAGCCGATGAGTCGGCGGACGCCGGAGCCGAGATGACCGAGGAGGAGTGGAACCTGCGCGTGGCCGAGCTCAACAAGCACCAG GAGACAGTTgagaagatgaagagcagcacgAAGGAGGCCTGA